The nucleotide sequence GACTACTATTCAGATACTTGATCCAagtatttataaagttttataagatatttacaaggttttataagatatttataaggtttagaaATATGTAATCaggaaatcaaaaacataaaaagaaataagagTAAAAGATAAAAGTGGTGGGATAAAgtgattaattttattaaactaaacTACTAGAGTGTAAAAATTGAGTGTATGTTGAATTATTAAgtggaaaagagagaagatgatgtggagtctctcaaaagtaaaaaatatagtGTTGAATTGCAAAATCATTGTTCATAgttatataaaaagtataaaaaatgtGTCACTTAATTTGAAACTcaattttatttgtctttttaccTAGATTGCCCTTAAACTAAGACTAAAACCCTTGACTTCACTCATTATATAATGCTTCCAACACTTGCATTTTTCTAAATCAACCAAACACAAGGTAATTGccttttgaaacttgaaacattGAAGCTTCATACTTGATAAAATGTTACCTTGACTGAAACTTGTTAAAACTGTGATCAAATATGCATTGGTGTGAAAAATTATATAAGGGCCATCGAACTGCAAGATATAATCTTAAGCTTACTCTAAATAATCTTAAGCTTTAGGAGGTAATTGCTCCGACTTTGACagatatttaaataatcttaAGCTTTAGGATGTAATTGCTCCGACTGTCAgatattttgaaagtttggttcaggaaaTGAAGTCCTGTGAGAGTATTTTCAGACATAGAAAGTGTGGTTCTCAGTTTATAAGGCAGAGACACTCAAGCAATGAATGTGTTTAATTGCAATGTCCAAACCGTGCCTATAAAGCATAAGTTGATATCCTTTCAACCCCCGAGTTCGAAAAGAGACAAAGCTATGGCCAATGGCCGAGCCTTAACGGGCAGataattagtttttcttttatgtagAATCATCAATGTTGAATCCCTGCCACCCACTATCCCCAGTCTATGGAGGGAAGCTGAGGATAGCCTTGCTCAGGAGGCGGTTTCAGAGATGGCGGAAGATCAAACCAACCTGTGCCTGGTCTCCCGCTAAAAAAATCACCTGTTTTGCACAATCAAAACCTCCAACATCAGATTTCTATAAGTAGTAAATATGCGAAACGACTTAGAGAAGTTGAatggtaaaaaacaaaacaagaacgcATACGGTTTAAAGTACTTCCTTGGATATGTTGGTTAAGCATGTCAGGATGAGGTTGTGTATTACTGGTGAATCCTGCATTTTGaattcaaaaagaaagatgatgttctaagcaaaacaaacacaagacaGAATCTAGGATGGGCGTAGTAGAAGACTTCTTTAGAGCTTTTAAGAAGCCAAGAAAAGAGACGAAACCACATGTCTAAACCACATGTTTAAAGGTTTTGACCTAACCTGTGCTTCCTGTATTGCTCCGAGGGTGAACGTATCTACAAGAGTTTCCGAATGGGCAAAAATTCTGCAAAAGACCCAATTAAGACAGGAACATAAGACCTAAAACAAAACCCTCAAACAAGGCAATGCAAGAACTTCTGATTCAACGAAAGAATAAGACTTTGCACACCCAAGAGATTGCTAGGAGGTAAGATGaacatagcaaaaaaaaagttcaattcGATTGAAGACGTACCGAGGTAATGAAGCTATTGCAGAGACCCTTCGTCGCAAAATTGGAGACTTGTGGATTAAGATCTAAGAAACGGAGATGTTAAGAAAGAGAAGCGAAGcagagagagacgaagagagaagaaagacgaGAGACAGACCTGAGGAAGAGCTGTACCAAAGGGCTTTAGCTCGAAGATGAGGTTTACTCTGAAGATGGCGTTTTCTAGCGACTTGAGTGTCTTGAAACTCCTTTTCGCAGTAATCACAGTAATATTTCCCAGACGGCATATCTTCTACAGCGATGACGGACTCGTAATTCCTAATAATAAGTATATATCACAAAGTTTTGGCATTTATCAAGTCTGGGAATGAAGTGGCTTTACAATTGTCGCATGAGGTTTCTCGAAGAAACTTGAAATTGCTACAGCGAAACAATGCGACGAACATAGACAGACTACTAGGTTTGATGTTGCAGAGGAAAGAAGAACGATACAAAAGCATAAGTACGAAACTctagatagaaaaaaattatttggtggGTTGTTACATTATAAACCAACCGACCAAGCACAGTACTGtaataactctttttttctctactcatacaacaaacaaaaggGATACATATCAGATTGTGACATATTGATACAtcgagagggagagagaggagatTATAGATGTGTTGTTCATGCTACATTTTTGGGGTTTTCACAAACCGAGCCAAGGACACTGCTTCCTCGCATGCTCAGGTACTAACTTAGCTACCATCTCCACGGGTACACCTTTCAGCTCTGTTTCATAACAACAAGCACAATTTTTAGTCCATGATCTTAAGATGTTACCCAAGAAAAATAAGCAGTCTCTTTATGTATTTCAACTCTACAATGATGGATTTAAGTTTGGACCATTAGGAAAGGAAGATGTTTTACCGTGAGGTTTGAAGTTGAAAAGCGGTGGAAGGAAACGACCATTAGGCAGACGTGCGTTTGGATCTCTTAGCTCATCAAAGAATGGGTGGACCAATGTGTCGAGCTGTGACCAGATTCACAATTCAAGCGTATACAtgtcagacaaaaaaaaaaacttcgagAAGATTTTTACAGAAGGACGTTGATTTCTAATACTCACAGCGGCACTTCGTAGATTAGGAGAGTATTGAAGAAGTCTTGAGACCAAATCAACAGCTTCCGGAGGCATGCGTTTGTGGAAAATCTGTGAATACATGATGAGAAAATATCGTCACATTGACTTAAACTGCTACTGAAGAAGAGACATTGAACATTATGATCTGGTGtatataatatctaatttaCCTTGTGCCATGGATGAGCTTTAATCTGAGGGAATTTGAATTCCGTGTAGTTAGGGTTCATGCACTTGATTTCTTCCCTGGTAGGCGTTCCCAAGACCTATCccaatgcaaaacaaacaaatacataaaCATCAAATCTTCCATCAAAATTACTGATAACAAGAACATGTTATTTAGTTGATTATACCTTGATTATCTCTACAAGTTGATCAACACCACTCTCACCCGGGAATAAGGGCTGCCATGAACAAAGGATAGAGTCTGTCAATCACAAAACTCCAGTTCGAATAGAACAGAAATGTTTGAATGAGAATTTAGTGTATTACCTGTCCAAGCAAGAGTTCAGCAAGAACACATCCTGCAGACCAGACGTCAATGGCTGTCGTATACTCAGTTGCTCCAAAAATAAGTTCAGGTGCTCTGTAATACCTCGAGCAAATGTAGGAGATGTTTGGTTCTCCTTTTACCTGTTTTCAGGAGTTACATTTATCAACAAGATTGATTTTAACTTCTCCAAATAAGAATGTACTCAAGAGAAGATATATCAAACGTACCAATACTTTTGCACTTCCAAAGTCGCATAGTTTTACTTGGTGAGTGTGTGGATTTACCTGTTTcattatagataaaataaagTGGCATTCAAAATTGAGGACAAGTAAACTATCGAGGTATACTGTGAGTTCTGGTTTATTAAGCTTTTTCGTACCAACAAGTTTTGAGGTTTTATGTCGCGATGACACACACCAATGCACCGGTGAATGTAAGATAAAGCCCTAAAAATCTGccaaagatagaaaaaaacagataagtgatgggaaaaaaaaaacgcctCTACCtcttaaaactaataaaaatgcaataattGAAACCTGATATGTGTAAAGTTTGACGTATATGAGAGGCATTCTCTGATTCAGTTTGTTGTAATGTTTGATAACCCGATGAACAGTTTCTGGGACGTATTCAAGAACAAGATTGAGGTAAAGCTCATCTTTTTCGGTGGTTGAGAAGAAGCAGTGTTTGAGAGACACAACATTTGGATGGTCAAGTAGCCTCATGGTTTGAAGCTCACGGTTCTTGTACCTCCTATCTTGTAGAACTTTCTTTATTGCAACAGTTTCTCCTGTCTCAAGACATTTCGCCTGAATCatacaaggaaaaaaagaaggaatccAAGTCAGATGATGGATCATATCTTACATAATTGTAGAGAGCGAGAGATAAACGAACAAAACTCACTTGGAACACAACACCAAAAGATCCATGTCCAACAACACGTTCCGCCATGTAGCTGATCGTCTGCATTCACATTTGAGGGAATTTAAATCAAACAGAAAACTCTTAAAGCGAATCAACTAACACAAgtgataaagaagaagcaagaaaccTGCTTTGGTTGGCCGTTTCTTCCACCAATAGTAGTCACTATGATGTGACCAGTCTCAGTACCATTGCCATCTACAACCGTCGCTTCCATTTCCTAGCAACCATCACAACCCATTTTagatttctacaaaaaaaaaaaactatgagcAGAAATCTATAGCTACAATACGCATCATCAAAACATACTTTATCGTCTCGAATTTTCATGTCATTCATTTCCTCAGGCAATTTATCAACACCAGTAGCAGCATGTGCACTAGTAGTAGAGTCTCTTGCCCCGGGGATAGGAGCTATACCCACTGACGCCATTTTTCAGGCTACAAaaatagtttctttctttttctacaaCTCTTCCAAGCTCTCAAGCCTGCAATAATAATAACCACAGAAATGAGTCCACTGAGTAAACAAAACAAGCTttacaaattcaatttcaacaaagaaaaaaaacaaatttaaaaaaaaatcttctttcaagttttaaaacaaagattACTTACTTAGTGATTAAAATCAGATACCCAACTTCAAATAAGCAAATTTTAGAACACTAAAATGACGAAAAAGGaaagttgtttttatttaacgggaaaaaaaattgcaaatttaGAAGACCCAAGCATCCAAGTAAGAAGATCTAGAACTAGAAGCAGACccactcaaaaccaaaaattaaagttCATTGTGAATCCTAGTCTATACAAGCAGATCTGAAGCTAAAAAACACCTTCAAAATTTTTTAGgtagtttcaaaaaaaaaaaaaaaaaaaaaaaNNNNNNNNNNNNNNNNNNNNNNNNNNNNNNNNNNNNNNNNNNNNNNNNNNNNNNNNNNNNNNNNNNNNNNNNNNNNNNNNNNNNNNNNNNNNNNNNNNNNNNNNNNNNNNNNNNNNNNNNNNNNNNNNNNNNNNNNNNNNNNNNNNNNNNNNNNNNNNNNNNNNNNNNNNNNNNNNNNNNNNNNNNNNNNNNNNNNNNNNNNNNNNNNNNNNNNNNNNNNNNNNNNNNNNNNNNNNNNNNNNNNNNNNNNNNNNNNNNNNNNNNNNNNNNNNNNNNNNNNNNNNNNNNNNNNNNNNNNNNNNNNNNNNNNNNNNNNNNNNNNNNNNNNNNNNNNNNNNNNNNNNNNNNNNNNNNNNNNNNNNNNNNNNNNNNNNNNNNNNNNNNNNNNNNNNNNNNNNNNNNNNNNNNNNNNNNNNNNNNNNNNNNNNNNNNNNNNNNNNNNNNNNNNNNNNNNNNNNNNNNNNNNNNNNtttaaaaaaaaaaaaaaaaaaaaaaaaaccccagtATTGGAGATGAGAGACACGAGTTTAAAAATCAAGAACTTTGAAggaaagagagatttttttgtttttaatgcttACCGatgaaaaacctaaaaatctcagatcgatgagaagatgaggaagaattaagatatgaaagagagagagatccgtACGATTTAAGGATTTGTGTGTGTGGGTTTGATGATtatgaatctctctctctctccctctccctctccaactttttttcttttttctttttccggtGAGCcgaattatgaatttttattcTCTACGAGTAATATAGCTGGCCTTCTCTCGTGAAGCGTTTATTTATGTGTGATATACAATACAACAACATTGGCCAAatgtgaaaaaataataataataataataataataataatgggaTTCTTTGAGTTTAGTAAAtgagattttcaaaaaagttacattgggttttgtttctttgctctttttgagtttttgactgttcaaacttcaaacctttccttttttttctctccccaACACAAAGAGATAAGGGTAAATGGAAAATACACATAGAACCCATTATCTGTTAAACCAACTCAAATGCACTAttcctacccaaaaaaaaaaaactcaaatgcaCTATAGTTAGAGGGTAATTTTGACTTTAAAAATAGGTGTATGTGTGTATTACACACCTATAAAAGTAGTATAAATGATACCAAGTAGACCACAAGCTTGAAAATGGGCCGTTGGGTCAAACGTGTCGGAGAggcaagaaatgaaaaaaataatcaacgACCACCTTTTTTTGATAAGGTGAGAGAGAGACCATccctatctatatatatatatatatatatatatatataactagtttACCTAGCTCAATAATTCATTCAATTATTGGATTTTATCCCCTACTACATTTAATAAGAGTTAGGAAAAAGCATATGTacaattcttattttattcCATGGAGAAAAATCagttataattataaacaaCACACAAGAGGATATGAATTTATTAATGTGGAACATGtttgtttcttataatttactaacaaccaaaaacaaaaacaaaaagccctTGTTAGTTATAtaacaaagaacacaaaaaaaatagagaaagtaAACATTACATAGTCAATCATAATTTTCTTCTCTCACATGCATTGAAAAAACGCATGAAACACACCGTCCATAATCAAAATCTTAGACTTAAAACAGGTTCTAGTCAAAAATATTTGACATTTCAATTCAAACTTATTAACCACGACTtcaaaataaagattaataattttttttttttttgtgtaaaagactttacaaaaaaacaacatagcGTCTCTGACCCATCTCTTATCATATTGAAATGAGACCAATCTTTGTCCTAGTAAAAAAAGCAAGCCAAGCCTGACTTCAAGATCTTTTATACATTCAAAACAATGGCTTCATAATTAACCTTGTTCACTTAGATTTCTTCACCTTTTACTACTATGTTCAAGTAACTGATAACTAACCTTGTTTCTGTTGGATATATAAGATGCAATCCGAGGGATACGTGATACAGACAATGCGtccaagaaaagaagaacaatcaCTAACTATTCTTTAATCCTAAATGATGGAACTGCCCCTGTCAACGACATTGTCTCCAACAAGCTTCCCTGCTCACCAACAAATCACAACCAATATCACTGAGAACTACATAAAAACTTCCCAACATAAGTTTGACACAAGATTCTCATGAGGGACTTGGTAAAGTGCTTAATTATACTTTTCGTATAGgattctatacatatatatactaaggTTTCGTTCTAGGAGtacttgcttcttcttttttccatgTTCTAGGAGTACTTGCTAGTTGCTGTATTTTACAAAGATGGAAGGGGACAAATCACTAATTTCACTAGAATTGGCTCTTTGGTTTATTTTGCTCTGGCAAGGCACCCAGCAATTGTTTCCTTGATCTCTGAGAAAAGCTCGTCTCCCAGGATAATCCTCTGGGGGTACACCTCATGAGCAGAGTCTTCCTTACCATAAATGTATGCCAGAGAGGACCCAGCTAAACAATGATTCCACATCACAGCAAAACTTGATAACTGAGCAAGGAGGATGGCCAATGAGTTTAGTTCAACGCTGTCCTAATGGGTGAGTAAATTTAAATGCATAAGAAACTTACTGTGAGATTGAAGAAGCCCTCTAGAGGTCCATCAAACCACGATTGATCACGGTCAATGTTACGAATCGAGCACCGATTAACCCAATACTCTTGATCAATCTCTCTAAAACTCTCACGGAATCATTCAAtaagtttgaaagaaaagaaacaaatgaaagaaTCACGAACACGAGATGCAAGAATTGTTAACCCAGTTCGACGAGATCGATGAGATCAAGTCTACGTCTGGGGCCGAATCAATCCGGCAAGTTCACTAGAAAGGAGAAGTATCTCGCTCAATTTGAGCTTACAACAATGGCGGATTCactcttcgtctctctctctcacgatatgaaaaacaaagagtaaaagaaagaatgaaaaagatAAGAATGGAAAAATACCCTTGCCTCTCTCTCTTTAAGGTACCAACTGCGATATAAAAGTCAACTGCGATGTCAACGGCGAACCGCTGGTTCCCTGCGGATCGAAGTTCCGGCCAACACCCTGATTCAGCTATGGCTGAAGCAAGTATCAATCGTCCTCCACCCTTTCCCCCTGACCCACCCGACCAAAATCCCCTTGCCTCTCTTTCTGacttccccccccccctttcTCCCATCTCCCCCTCCCAACACTCTCCTCAAACTGCCTACATTGAGCCTGAGAGAGTGGTTCTAGCCCTTCCTGTGCATCACAAATCAACTCCTGTGGTAGTAAATCCCCAGGCTCAAGCTATTCTCAACACTTACCATCAAACCCTTAATCTAAACCCTAGATCTGAATTCTCTGCTACAGTGGCAACATCGAAAGCTGTACCCCAAACTGACGGGCTCTTTACCGCAACACTGCCAAAGGTTGCTCACCGAGTGATTAGTGCACGCTCAGAATCAAGAGCTCAACTAGTAAAACCGCAGACTGACCACACACTTGGAGCCCCCACAGTGCTTGTCTCGGTAGATGCTccaaccctagaaacagtaacttCCTCTTCTCAGACTGCATCCCTTGTCGTCCCAAGTACTCTTCCCCCTTTACTTCCAATCCCCTTGGTCTCTGCTCCGGGCTTAGAATCGCAAGCTATCCTTCCTCCTCGAGTCCACCAAACTGATTGTCCTCCTCCTTTACCGCGAGATAACACTCCAGCTCCTACACTCCAGCAAAAACCAGCAACTTTGgctcaaaaactaaaaaaaagagcTGATAGAACACTGAAGAGACTAGCCCCCACCACTTACTCTTTGGAAGGGAAGCCAAGGATTGTCATCCCTAACGTTGTCTTTGAAGAAGGAGCTCAAATCCATAAAGACTTCATCATCGGTAGATTCAAAGGGCGACTACAAACATATAGGCATATTCAGAGTGTTTTGAGCCACATGTGGGGCAGAGGCCAACGGTTAGAGGTCCACCTAAACCACGATAAAACCAATCAGCTCATTCAGCCATTCCCCCATCTCTTACAACAACTTTAACCCCCCCATTAAACCCACCTAATCACACTTATCCACCAAACCCTTCATCCCCCACTCCGATGATAATCGAACAAGTCGTCCCCACTCCCCCAACCTCCTCTGTGGAGACTCTCCCCTGCAGGGGAGAGAACTAATGCCTCTCCTAAACCTTTTGAACCTAAACATGtatataaaaccatttttttggaatatccgCGGTCTTAATGATCAGGATAAACATCAGCCATTTACTAACTGGCTTTCTACTCATAAGCCTCTTTTTGGTGCTATTCTAGAATCCCATATTAAGGAACCAAATTTGAACAGAGTTTTGAATCTTACCTGTCCTGGTTGGCAATTTGTTTCAAACCATGCTTCGCACCCTGATGGAAGGATTATCATCATCTGGAAGCCTCAAGTCACAGTTACTATCCTGCATCAGTCAAGTCATATGATTACTACAGAAATTGCTATTCAAGGAGGTCATAGATTCTTTTTCACAGCTATATATGCCCCTAATATAGGTGAAGAACGGACTGACCTCTAGTGTGATCTGATCAATCTCCAGCAGAGATTTCAACTCGACTCTCAACCTTGGCTTCTTGGTGggaattttaatcaaataattcatcCGGCAGAACATTCAAATCCGAATGTCAACCACTGGTCCTCGCGTATGCTTGAGCTTCGAGATTGTCTCCTCCACATGGAGTTGTTTGACCTGCGATATCAAGGTTCTTTATTGACTTGGTCAAATAAGAATCCCACAAATCCTATTGCAAAAAAAGCTGGATAAACTACTTGTTAACAACCATTGGCTTGCCTTATATCCCAACAGTGTGGCTTCTTTCCTGGCTCCAGAAATCTCTGACCACTTTCTCTGCCTTTTGAGCTTAGctactgatgttcatatattttaccttgttttcccttagtttattcacatcttttgcatctttttctatccatttaggccattattgtgtagctttagcactaatcatgcattagggcttagttgcattgcatttgcatcttttcatgcataaacaggtgattttggagctcaaggagcatggaagcaatggagaagagatgtgaagcaatcttgaggaggaaacaagggagttaaggctgaaacaacaaggtccggagtccaactcgaccgcacactcgaccagacactcgaccgtgtgctgaggaggactcgaccgagtggagattgcacaTGAGAAGCCAGCTTGACCCCtagctcgaccgagcacaggtcgagttgaccgagccgttgactgctttgactttttctatttttagggcttccacttccccactatataagaccttgtacctgcagccaccaaagtgtccagctttttagatattcccaaaaacctagtttttacctttttttgcattattccttttgcattttattagattttgtacttgtttaagaaaactcttagattcttcaatattgttggttcaataactttcttaatattgagaatttgagtttcatcctttgattaatattgaagatctcagttttatctttctaataatgcaagtttcaatattttctgggtttttgatttgtttcatcatgtcttgttgtgagtagtcttcttaggatcttgaggatgggttaggaaggattgatcttgtggtttatgtgatttggtcaagcttgattgttgtagatctcttctaggctagatgttcttaaggCTGATcttgaactgagaggttaggatctgatttcaagctccttagcatcacaccaatgtttaagaagcatagataaggctagatctagagcttaccattaggcttgctaagagattagaggtcttgtttggtttgagatgtattgcttaatgcctgcttgtgtagattctttactgtgtgagaacaagtctagaattgcataggtttgattgtttcttgaccatgagagtgggagaaacttgtcttagatttatatgtctagaggttagctcaaagtttgcttgagatttgttgaccaagttagataaccacaatgattagttcttcccatgaatccatcctcaggaaccttctttgtttattgattttaaagtcttagtcttgtagcttgcttgttgtttgattggttttagtattgctctgtttttgttgtgttgctCTGTGTTCCGGATTTAGCCAACTCGACCTctcactcgacctacactcggtcgagtgcttgctcgagttcatccccagaactctggtttatgatttgtgattgtcttgtttcattcctgtttcattccagttgcatacatttagctttcagttcattaattgtcttgcattagttcattagtagtagtttctatttctgttcttgcttcattacagtttcaatcattcagtttcatttgcatttagttcttggttcttgtagtttactttttgcatctttacatttccatcttaggattgttagtgacaaacaatcattacatttgtcttaacttagattcatatgcacatcttatctgttcacaaacactcatttaggattgatacctcttgtactgcaatagcataaggggaattgaaacacccatccatcattccattcatatatcatcattgcatacatccaccatcattcaccacacaaataagcttgtttcaatttggttcAGAAGTTACTGAAAGTATCCTGCAATTCTTTCACTCAGCTTTTCTACCGTCAGCTGTAAATGCAACCATTCTTGCATCAATTCCCAAGACCCCTGGAGCTTCTCTTATCTCGGACTTTCGGCCTATATCCTGTTTAAACACCCTTTACAAGGTCATTTCCAAGATTCTTGTATCACGGCTCAAGCCAGCTCTCCCAGACCTCattcaaaaaaaccaaactgcATTTATAAAAGGAAGGTTATTAGTAGAGAATACTTTGTTGGCAGCAGACTTGGTTAATGGATATCATCACCAGCAAGGCCCCAAACGTATAGC is from Camelina sativa cultivar DH55 chromosome 20, Cs, whole genome shotgun sequence and encodes:
- the LOC104771150 gene encoding zinc finger CCCH domain-containing protein 3-like isoform X1, whose product is MPSGKYYCDYCEKEFQDTQVARKRHLQSKPHLRAKALWYSSSSDLNPQVSNFATKGLCNSFITSNFCPFGNSCRYVHPRSNTGSTGFTSNTQPHPDMLNQHIQGSTLNRDFFSGRPGTGWFDLPPSLKPPPEQGYPQLPSIDWG
- the LOC104771151 gene encoding shaggy-related protein kinase alpha isoform X2, which codes for MEATVVDGNGTETGHIIVTTIGGRNGQPKQTISYMAERVVGHGSFGVVFQAKCLETGETVAIKKVLQDRRYKNRELQTMRLLDHPNVVSLKHCFFSTTEKDELYLNLVLEYVPETVHRVIKHYNKLNQRMPLIYVKLYTYQIFRALSYIHRCIGVCHRDIKPQNLLVNPHTHQVKLCDFGSAKVLVKGEPNISYICSRYYRAPELIFGATEYTTAIDVWSAGCVLAELLLGQPLFPGESGVDQLVEIIKVLGTPTREEIKCMNPNYTEFKFPQIKAHPWHKIFHKRMPPEAVDLVSRLLQYSPNLRSAALDTLVHPFFDELRDPNARLPNGRFLPPLFNFKPHELKGVPVEMVAKLVPEHARKQCPWLGL
- the LOC104771150 gene encoding zinc finger CCCH domain-containing protein 3-like isoform X2, giving the protein MPSGKYYCDYCEKEFQDTQVARKRHLQSKPHLRAKALWYSSSSDLNPQVSNFATKGLCNSFITSNFCPFGNSCRYVHPRSNTGSTGFTSNTQPHPDMLNQHIQGDFFSGRPGTGWFDLPPSLKPPPEQGYPQLPSIDWG
- the LOC104771151 gene encoding shaggy-related protein kinase alpha isoform X1, producing MASVGIAPIPGARDSTTSAHAATGVDKLPEEMNDMKIRDDKEMEATVVDGNGTETGHIIVTTIGGRNGQPKQTISYMAERVVGHGSFGVVFQAKCLETGETVAIKKVLQDRRYKNRELQTMRLLDHPNVVSLKHCFFSTTEKDELYLNLVLEYVPETVHRVIKHYNKLNQRMPLIYVKLYTYQIFRALSYIHRCIGVCHRDIKPQNLLVNPHTHQVKLCDFGSAKVLVKGEPNISYICSRYYRAPELIFGATEYTTAIDVWSAGCVLAELLLGQPLFPGESGVDQLVEIIKVLGTPTREEIKCMNPNYTEFKFPQIKAHPWHKIFHKRMPPEAVDLVSRLLQYSPNLRSAALDTLVHPFFDELRDPNARLPNGRFLPPLFNFKPHELKGVPVEMVAKLVPEHARKQCPWLGL